Genomic segment of Candidatus Flexicrinis affinis:
CGGACGGATGCGCACGCGCAGTGCGCGCGCCTCCTTGGATGGTCGATCTGCGGGAAGCAGCAGGATGACCGCCAGCGCGCCGGCGAAATTGACGATCCCGAGCGCCAGAAATACCGCCGAAAGCGTCGCCCGTTCAAGCAGCAGGCCGGTCATCGGGGCGGCGATCAGCAGCGCGCCTCCCCAGCTCATCTCGTTGATTCCGACCGCTGTCGCGCGTCTTGCGAACGGCACACGATCGCCCAAGTAGGCCAATGCCGCCGGATCGAACAGCATCTTCCCGACGCCGAACCCGATCATCATCAAAAAGAACGCGCTGTACGTCGTGAAAGCCGCGCCAAGCAGCCCGAGCACGCCGAACGCGATCATCGCGCCTGCCATCACGTACTTGCGGCCGAACCGGTCGGCTATCCCACCCACGAACGGGCTGAGAAACGACACACCGCTTTGGGCAGCAATCACGTTCTGCACCGCACTATTGGCGACTCCGAGCGAGCGCGCGATTTCGGGGACGAACGTATAGGTAAATCGGCGCGTCATGTTGACGCATGTGCGCGCCAACGTGAGCACCAAGACGGCAGAAAAAACCCCGCGCGCCGGGGCATCCGACGCGCGGGACGACAAGTCGGCCATACGTAGACCTTACTTCTTGCCTTGGAACAGCTCCCGGACAATGATGTTACGCTGGATCTCGCTGGTGCCTTCGTAGATCTGGAATATCTTGACGTCACGCAGCAGCTTGGCGACCGGATACTCTTCCATGTACCCGTAACCGCCGAACACCTGCACGGCGTCAACTGCGGCCTTGGTCGCCATGTCGGCCGCAAACGCCTTGGCGTAGGCCGGAACGGCCGGATTCTGGATGCCGGCGTCCGCCTGCCACGCCGATTGCCACACCAGCAGTCGCGAGGCGTTGTAGTTGATCGCCATATCCGCGATCTTGTGCCCGACGGCCTGATGCTGATAGATTGGCACACCGAATGCCATACGCTCGCTGGCATACTTCACCGACTCATCGAGGCAGCGGCGCTGCAAACCGACCGCGGCAGCGGCAACGCCCGGCCGGCTGTAATCGAACACCTTCATCGCAAGGTAGAAGCCCTTGCCCTCACCGCCGACCAGATTCTCGTCAGGCACTTCGACGTCCTCGAACACGATCTCAGCCGTGTCGCTGGCGCGCTGCCCGAGTTTCTCGAACTTGCGCCCGACCTTGACGCCCGGCATGTTGCGATCGACGATGAAGCACGTCATTCCGCGATGGCCCGCGCTCGGATCGGTTTTTGCGAACACCGTGAAGAAGTTGGCGTGGCTCGCGTTGGTGATGAACGTCTTGCTGCCGTTGATCACCCAACCGGCGCCCTTCTTTTCGGCGCGCGTCTCGATGCCGACAACGTTGGACCCGGCCGCGGCTTCGGTTACACCGTAGCTGCAGAACTCGCCCTTATCCATCAACCGCTCGCCGAGCCAGTGCGCCTTCTGCTGCTCGGTGCCCGCCAATAGGATTGGAAGCGAACCCAGACCGTTCGTGCCGACGCTCGTGCTGATCCCGGTGCATCCGTAGGCCATTTCTTCGCTGACGAGCACTTCCTCGAATACCGAAGCGCCGACGCCACCGTACTCGGCCGGGACGTTCATATTGGCGATTCCCAGCTCGCGCGCCTTGTGGAATATCTCTTCGGGGAACTTGGCGTGGCGGTCGTGTTCTTCGGCGACAGGAATGATCTCCTTCGCAGTGAACTCGCGCGCCAGCTTCTGCAGCATCAACTGATCGTCAGTCAGGGCGAAGTTCACGCCGGCCGACATATGCTCAACTGCGCTCATTGCAATAACCCTTTCTCACAACATTGTCGGCGCCAGTATACAGCGGCCGCCTTGCGCCTAGCAAAATTTACATTTGATTACGGCGTTGGACTGATCCATTCCAGCCGCACGTCGTCGATCCAGACCTTCGCGTTGTCCTGACTCTTGTGGCGGAACTTGACCTCCAGCCCGGACAGCGGCACTGGCCGCAGAAAGATTTCGGCCGCGCGAGGCTCGTAGTGGTCGGCGCCTTCGAAGCGAATCTTGGACTTCTGACGGACGCCGTCCGCGTAAGTGATGCGGGCCATCGCAAACCCGTCAGGAATTCGGCGAGTGTCGATATGCGCCACAAACTCCATGACGTCGCCTGCCGCCGGCATGATGCCCGAGACGTCGACCGACTGTACGAGCTTGACGTCGTCGCCTGCGCCGCCCTTGAACTGGAACGCCCACCCGCCGGAACGCTGCTTGCGCTCGCGCCGGGCGTCGCCGCCGGTACCATCGATCAGCACCCACGCGTCGGACTCAAGTTCGAATCCGCCATCGACCAGCAGGTCACGCGCGACGCGCTCGGGCGTGCTGGTCGGCGTGTATGTGACCGTTGGAGTGTTGGTTGGCGTGGGCGTATTGGACGGCGTAAACGTTTGTGTCGGAGTGAAGGTTGCGGACGGTGTGAGCGTAGGCGCCTCGGTCGCGGTGGGCGACGCGGTACTCATCGGCGCGATCGGCTGTGGAAAATACGGGGCGAGCAGCGGCCAGATCTGGTCGATGCGCACGGCTTGATTGTAGTACGGCGACGGGCCGCACTGCGATCCGTCCGGGCGACCCGCTCCGAGATGATGCAGGCCGACGACGCGGAGCGTGTCAAGCGCGATGACCGGCGAGCCGCTGCTGCCCCCTTGCGTGTCGCAGGTATACGCCAAATCCGAATTGGCGGCATACCCGGCCGTTGACGGAACGATTACGCGGCACCGCCCGCCGTCCGAGGTGCTGTTGAGGCCGAACTTCTTGGGCAAGCCGGCCGGGTGCTGAGGGATGAAGATCGTCTCGTTCGCAGTAGGCGCCGACGTATCCAGTTCCAGATATCCAAACTGCTGAACAAGCGGGAAGTCCGCCTCGCGCAGCGAGTACAGCGCCACGTCGTAGGTCGTATTGACGTAGATCAACGTGCCGCCACGCACTTCGACATAAGGCTCGATTGAGCTTGCACCACATCCCGCCGCCTGAAAGTTGAAGCGGATGATCGCCGTGTTCATGACGGTCTGGTTCGGGATACAGTGCTGGTTGGTAAGCATGAAATTGTCAGGCGTGACGCGCCACGTTGTACACACGTATTGGCCGCCGCCGTTGGTATAGAACAGCCGCGCAACGGGCTGGCGCAGACCGTACTCGATCGGGTGGCTCGACGCGCTGCACGCAACATCGACGATGTCGTTCGAGCCACAGATACTCTGTGCGAATTCCGTCACAGTGAACCCCTGCCCGAGCCGCGGGATCGTCACGCCAGCCCGGTCCGGATGGTCGCCGCTCAGGCTGATTAACGTGACGACCGCCGTTTCGCCGTCGATCGGGAACGTCCACTGCCCGGCCGAAGACGCATCGTACGTGTAGCGCTGAACGCCGTCGGGCGATGACACCACGACAGTGTCACCGGGCGCAATGTCGACCTGCTCGAGAAACGGCTGGATGTAAGTCGCGCCCGCTTTGGTTATCACGACTTCGCGCGGCGAGTCGCCGTACCCGACCGCATACCGATCTTCAACGACGCTGCCGACCGGCTGAACCACGACTTCCGCCGTATCGGTCAGAAGCGTAGGTTGGGCGTCAGGCCCACCCTGCTGCATTCCCGACACAAGCGACAGCGCACCTGCAAAGCCGAGTGTGCCGGCCACGAGGATCAAGCCGCCGATAATCCATGTTCGAGTATTGGGGCCACGCTTAGGGGTCGTCATGCGGGTAATGATAGCGCAAACGCCCCTACCGTCAGGGGGCAAGGGCGTTTGAATGCTGCAACATGGGTTGGGTTGGCTTTACAGGCCGAACTCGTCCTTGACCTGCCGCACCCAAGCTACGATGCGCTCAGGCGTCATACCCTGTTGGCCGTCTTCATCGATCCCGAGGCCGATGAAGTGGTCTTCGACCTGAGCCTTCGACTCGTTGAATTCGTACGATTTGGCCGACCACATGCCGTACAGGTCGCCACCCTGCATCAAGATTTCGTCCGCAACGATTCCAATCGCGTCAAGAAAGTTGAAGCCGTAACCGTTCTGATCGCCCAATCCGAAAAATGCGACCTTATGGCCGGAGAAATCCATCTCGCGCAGGCGGGGGAAGAACACATCCCAGTCGTCTTGCAGTTCGCCCGTGTTCCACGTCGGAATGCCAATGATGATGTTCTTGAATTTCAGCACCTGTTCAGGCGTCGACGCGCCGATGTTGTGTACCTCGACCATGTCCTGTTCGATCTTGTCGAACTCGGATTTGATCTGGTACGCGACAGCCTCGGTCTTACCCGTGCTGCTCCCGAAGAACAAGCCAATCTTCGCCATGGGGCGCCAACCTCGCGTGATCTCGCTGCGGAACAGCGACTATTGTGCCGATTTTCACGCAGAACCGCAAGGCGCAGACATCACGTCGCCCCGCGCTTCGATCATCGCATCGGCGCGTCGACCCGCACGTCCGCGTTGTCGTCGTCATCGGATTCGTCCCAGCGCATGCTCGGGCCGATGTCGATGAAATCCTCGATATTGGTGTCGTTCAGGCGGCTGTCAACGTCCTCAGCGAAGTAAGCTGGCTCCGGGATATCTGTGTGGCCGAGCTTGAGGAGCGCCTCTCGCAGCGCGTTGTAGGTATAAGTCTCCTCGTGAGCCTCTTTGGTGATGGCTTCGAGCAGCGCGGGAATGGCCCGCGTATCGCCGATCGCGCCCAGCGCCGCGGCGACCCGCGCCCGGAAGTCCGGCGACCGTTCATCCTTCGACACCAGCTTTTCGCACAGCATCGGCACAGCTTCGGGGCTTGCGATGCGTCGCAGCGCCTCGACGATGCAGTCCTGCGTCTTGCTGGCGGGTTCGGTCGAGAACAGCCGCAAGAGATGCGACACGCTCTCGCGGTCGTTCAGCCGTCCCAGCACCTCGATGATCGTGGACATCGCCCCGTGATCGGGAACCGACAGCTTCTTGCGCAGCGCCGGGGCCGCCTGCGATGCCTTGAGCCGCGCCAGCGCCAATGCTGCCTGTTGTACGACCGAAATGTGCTCGCTGTTCAGCATGTCGATCAGCGGATCGACCGCGCGCGCGTCGCCAAACGCTCCGAGCGCCTTGCACGCGTTTTGCAGGATCGCCGTACTCGAGCTCCTTCGCAGCAGTGGCAGCACGTAGTTGAACGCCGATGGGTCGGCGATTGCGGCCAACGCTTCCACCGCGGCGGCCTGCACATCGTCATCGGGGTCTGCCAGCAGCTTGACCAGATCCGGCACACTCTTTGGATCCAGGTTGTATCCGAAGGCTTGCGCAACGTGACGGCGCACCTTCGCGGAGTGCACGTCCTTGAGGATGAAGCGCAGCACCTGCGTAGCGCGGGGATCCTTGATGCGCCCGAGGGCGAGCGCGGGGCTCCAGAAGCGATCGGTGTATTCGCTCGGTTCTTTCCAGTGTTTGGTGCTGTAGAAGAATGCCAAGGTATCACGCACCATGAGGTGGATGAATTTGTAGCGGCTTGATGCCATACGCTGCAGCAGCCCAAGCTGCAGGGCGATTTCCTTGATCGCGCGGCGCTCTTCGACGTCGGCGCTGACCAGCTTGAGGTCGTTTTCGGACAGCGAGTTGGTGCGCGACATGAAGTTGGCCGCGTTGCGCATTGCCACCCGCCCGAGTGCTTCCATTAGCCGTACGACTGAAACAGGCAGCGCGTGTTCGGGGCGACGGCGGCGCTCGAACTTGTAGAGCTCACTGATGTATGCGGCGATCAAGCGCTCGCGGAACAGATGGCGATCGTTCTTCTGGTCAATCAAGCGATTGCGGTTGTCCGGGGACATCCGCTCGCACGTAAACGCGAACAGGGAGAGGATCAGCGGCGTGCGCATCATCTCCATCAGGTCGGGATCATCCTGAACGAGATCGAACAGCTCAGGGACGCGGCTCAGGAATTGGCCGATCTGGTCGTTCGTCAGTTGAGAGAGCCGCACACCACCATTGAGCGAGATGCGCGACTTAATGCGATCGTAGTCTTCGTTGCGGCAGGTCACCAGCACCGGACAATTGCGCGGGAGCTGTGCCATGAACTGGCGGTGGACCTGGTAGCGATCGTCCGTGGTGGACACGGCCGTGTGGTCACTCAATTCATCCAGCCCGTCGAAGAAGATCAGCGCTTTGCCGCTTTCGACAAGCTCGATGGTGTCACGTGGCGTATACGGATAGGAATCGAGCCAGTCGATCAGCGGCGTGCGGCCGTCCCAGCTCTGGATATTGGCGAGGATGGGGATCGGCGCATCAGGGTTGTCGAGGCGGTCAAGGATCGCGTCACGGATCAGCATCAAACCCGTTACGGTCTTGCCGCTGCCCGGCATTCCCAGCAGGAGCAGGCGCCGCTCATAGAACTCGAACGCATCGCCGATCGTCGCAAAATCCTCGCCGTAGCCGATGCGTTTCAACATCAGGTCGACAAAGGTCTGCGTACGCCCGTTCTCGTCGACGACGTCGTCCACCGTGTCCATCTCGAGGTCGATCGGATCCGCCTCAAGCGACGAGATGATGAGATGCTGCAGCATGGTCGAAATGCGGTTCCAGAGCGTGCGCAGATACGTCCGGTGCGAATCGGTATTGGACACCGCGTCGACCGCTGCGGTAATCTTGCGGCGCAGGGCGTGGCGCATCCGGCTGCGCAGTTCGGCAAGGGCCGTTTCGAACGGGCGGTTGTGGAACACCGTCCACGTGTAACCACCGTACAGGTGGCCGGGGTCGGCCGGCTCGGC
This window contains:
- a CDS encoding trypsin-like peptidase domain-containing protein — encoded protein: MTTPKRGPNTRTWIIGGLILVAGTLGFAGALSLVSGMQQGGPDAQPTLLTDTAEVVVQPVGSVVEDRYAVGYGDSPREVVITKAGATYIQPFLEQVDIAPGDTVVVSSPDGVQRYTYDASSAGQWTFPIDGETAVVTLISLSGDHPDRAGVTIPRLGQGFTVTEFAQSICGSNDIVDVACSASSHPIEYGLRQPVARLFYTNGGGQYVCTTWRVTPDNFMLTNQHCIPNQTVMNTAIIRFNFQAAGCGASSIEPYVEVRGGTLIYVNTTYDVALYSLREADFPLVQQFGYLELDTSAPTANETIFIPQHPAGLPKKFGLNSTSDGGRCRVIVPSTAGYAANSDLAYTCDTQGGSSGSPVIALDTLRVVGLHHLGAGRPDGSQCGPSPYYNQAVRIDQIWPLLAPYFPQPIAPMSTASPTATEAPTLTPSATFTPTQTFTPSNTPTPTNTPTVTYTPTSTPERVARDLLVDGGFELESDAWVLIDGTGGDARRERKQRSGGWAFQFKGGAGDDVKLVQSVDVSGIMPAAGDVMEFVAHIDTRRIPDGFAMARITYADGVRQKSKIRFEGADHYEPRAAEIFLRPVPLSGLEVKFRHKSQDNAKVWIDDVRLEWISPTP
- a CDS encoding MFS transporter, whose protein sequence is MADLSSRASDAPARGVFSAVLVLTLARTCVNMTRRFTYTFVPEIARSLGVANSAVQNVIAAQSGVSFLSPFVGGIADRFGRKYVMAGAMIAFGVLGLLGAAFTTYSAFFLMMIGFGVGKMLFDPAALAYLGDRVPFARRATAVGINEMSWGGALLIAAPMTGLLLERATLSAVFLALGIVNFAGALAVILLLPADRPSKEARALRVRIRPLAVLRHPVVVASSLYAGLNAAANELVFINYGAFMDASFGLALSALGFVTIAISVAEGVGEGIVAALGDRVGTKRVALMGLGIAAACYVALPLFASSLTLATAGIFLLFFGYEIAVVAAIPLYTELVPGQRASVLGTIIGFIALGRFAGGLLGGVLYAAGGPSTIAIAAGVTALVAMFILARWVRVTSGG
- a CDS encoding flavodoxin, yielding MAKIGLFFGSSTGKTEAVAYQIKSEFDKIEQDMVEVHNIGASTPEQVLKFKNIIIGIPTWNTGELQDDWDVFFPRLREMDFSGHKVAFFGLGDQNGYGFNFLDAIGIVADEILMQGGDLYGMWSAKSYEFNESKAQVEDHFIGLGIDEDGQQGMTPERIVAWVRQVKDEFGL
- a CDS encoding acyl-CoA dehydrogenase family protein is translated as MSAGVNFALTDDQLMLQKLAREFTAKEIIPVAEEHDRHAKFPEEIFHKARELGIANMNVPAEYGGVGASVFEEVLVSEEMAYGCTGISTSVGTNGLGSLPILLAGTEQQKAHWLGERLMDKGEFCSYGVTEAAAGSNVVGIETRAEKKGAGWVINGSKTFITNASHANFFTVFAKTDPSAGHRGMTCFIVDRNMPGVKVGRKFEKLGQRASDTAEIVFEDVEVPDENLVGGEGKGFYLAMKVFDYSRPGVAAAAVGLQRRCLDESVKYASERMAFGVPIYQHQAVGHKIADMAINYNASRLLVWQSAWQADAGIQNPAVPAYAKAFAADMATKAAVDAVQVFGGYGYMEEYPVAKLLRDVKIFQIYEGTSEIQRNIIVRELFQGKK
- a CDS encoding HEAT repeat domain-containing protein, which translates into the protein MSPQRRKKDLVVISSSGHDAEFAHRLKDALSDIYEVWYYKDSMPVEFNGWDQKIDEALKKARFFIGVLSNASIKSEYVQQEWRWAVTEGKHNYGLIFMTVQAEPADPGHLYGGYTWTVFHNRPFETALAELRSRMRHALRRKITAAVDAVSNTDSHRTYLRTLWNRISTMLQHLIISSLEADPIDLEMDTVDDVVDENGRTQTFVDLMLKRIGYGEDFATIGDAFEFYERRLLLLGMPGSGKTVTGLMLIRDAILDRLDNPDAPIPILANIQSWDGRTPLIDWLDSYPYTPRDTIELVESGKALIFFDGLDELSDHTAVSTTDDRYQVHRQFMAQLPRNCPVLVTCRNEDYDRIKSRISLNGGVRLSQLTNDQIGQFLSRVPELFDLVQDDPDLMEMMRTPLILSLFAFTCERMSPDNRNRLIDQKNDRHLFRERLIAAYISELYKFERRRRPEHALPVSVVRLMEALGRVAMRNAANFMSRTNSLSENDLKLVSADVEERRAIKEIALQLGLLQRMASSRYKFIHLMVRDTLAFFYSTKHWKEPSEYTDRFWSPALALGRIKDPRATQVLRFILKDVHSAKVRRHVAQAFGYNLDPKSVPDLVKLLADPDDDVQAAAVEALAAIADPSAFNYVLPLLRRSSSTAILQNACKALGAFGDARAVDPLIDMLNSEHISVVQQAALALARLKASQAAPALRKKLSVPDHGAMSTIIEVLGRLNDRESVSHLLRLFSTEPASKTQDCIVEALRRIASPEAVPMLCEKLVSKDERSPDFRARVAAALGAIGDTRAIPALLEAITKEAHEETYTYNALREALLKLGHTDIPEPAYFAEDVDSRLNDTNIEDFIDIGPSMRWDESDDDDNADVRVDAPMR